A genomic region of Candidatus Rokuibacteriota bacterium contains the following coding sequences:
- the rlmD gene encoding 23S rRNA (uracil(1939)-C(5))-methyltransferase RlmD, translating into MARAKRGDTLSISIDDLAFGGEGVGRVDGYVVFVPGGIPGDRLRVRLGQARARFARGTIEAVESPSPHRVEAPCPYFGRCGGCRLQHVAYPAQLAFKSKQVADCLERLGGLGAFELRDIIAAPEPYGYRNKMEFTVAPSPGPSAREPAAGVRPPLIGLHEAERYDSVLDIERCLLQSERMNALLDEVRHFVAGRGCPAWEQESGEGLLRFVMLREGKRTGEAMVNIVTSAPAVSDFEPLVGRLQARVPETTSVVLNVNPKKASVAVGVEEHLLGGRDHIRESLGGLTFQVSPGSFFQTNTVQAERLFELVLEAAGLDGDETVVDLYSGTGAISLLLARRCRWVYGIEVTPAAVADAVRNAEANGIVNCAFLAGEVRFVLPSLLAKGVTADVVVADPPRAGFHPKALHALVSLRPARLVYVSCNPATLARDLGELVRAGYRLESVQPIDMFPHTPHIEAVARLSRGG; encoded by the coding sequence ATGGCCCGGGCCAAGCGCGGTGACACTCTGTCCATCAGCATCGACGACCTCGCCTTCGGTGGCGAGGGCGTTGGGCGCGTGGACGGCTACGTGGTCTTCGTGCCGGGCGGCATCCCCGGCGATCGGCTGCGCGTCCGGCTCGGCCAGGCCCGGGCCCGCTTCGCGCGCGGGACCATCGAGGCGGTCGAGAGCCCGTCGCCCCACCGGGTGGAGGCGCCGTGCCCCTACTTCGGTCGCTGCGGGGGCTGCCGCCTCCAGCACGTGGCCTATCCGGCGCAGCTGGCCTTCAAGTCCAAGCAGGTGGCGGATTGCCTCGAGCGCCTCGGCGGGCTGGGCGCCTTCGAGCTGCGCGACATCATCGCGGCCCCGGAGCCCTACGGGTACCGGAACAAGATGGAGTTCACGGTGGCGCCGTCGCCTGGCCCGTCGGCGCGTGAGCCGGCCGCAGGGGTCCGGCCCCCGCTCATCGGCCTGCACGAGGCCGAGCGGTACGACTCGGTGCTCGATATCGAGCGCTGCCTGCTCCAGTCCGAGCGCATGAACGCGCTGCTGGACGAGGTCCGGCACTTCGTCGCCGGGCGCGGGTGCCCGGCCTGGGAGCAGGAGAGCGGCGAAGGCCTGCTCCGCTTCGTGATGCTGCGCGAGGGCAAGCGCACCGGCGAGGCGATGGTCAACATCGTCACCTCGGCGCCCGCCGTGTCCGACTTCGAGCCCCTCGTGGGACGGCTCCAGGCGCGGGTGCCGGAGACCACCAGCGTCGTGCTGAACGTGAACCCGAAGAAGGCCAGCGTGGCCGTCGGCGTGGAGGAGCACCTCCTGGGTGGACGCGACCACATCCGGGAGTCGCTGGGCGGGCTCACCTTCCAGGTCTCGCCCGGCTCCTTCTTCCAGACGAACACGGTGCAGGCGGAGCGGCTCTTCGAGCTGGTCCTGGAGGCCGCGGGCCTTGACGGCGACGAGACGGTCGTGGACCTCTACTCGGGGACGGGCGCCATCAGCCTGCTCCTGGCGCGGCGCTGCCGCTGGGTGTACGGGATCGAGGTGACCCCCGCGGCGGTGGCCGACGCGGTCCGCAACGCCGAGGCCAACGGGATCGTCAACTGCGCCTTCCTCGCCGGCGAGGTCCGCTTCGTGCTGCCCTCCCTCCTGGCCAAGGGCGTCACGGCCGACGTGGTCGTGGCCGATCCGCCGCGGGCGGGCTTCCACCCCAAGGCGCTCCACGCGCTCGTGAGCCTGCGCCCGGCGCGGCTCGTCTACGTCTCCTGCAATCCGGCCACGCTGGCCCGCGACCTCGGCGAGCTGGTGCGGGCCGGATACCGGCTGGAGTCGGTCCAGCCCATCGACATGTTCCCGCACACCCCGCACATCGAGGCGGTCGCGCGTCTGTCCCGGGGCGGCTGA
- a CDS encoding DUF721 domain-containing protein, which yields MTLRRLSAPQRVGDLLTRALPALTERMFEDTIRREWAVVAGPELSRRSRPGTLERGVLEVCADNSPWLTELTLRSGELLAALGARYGGRITSLRCVLGPVAREAPGPAQRARRAPGPGERRLSAEEAQAVETAVATLPDPDLAAALRRLMTKDCLARRQRAADPRAEGPAT from the coding sequence ATGACGTTGCGGCGACTCTCCGCCCCTCAGCGTGTCGGCGATCTGCTGACCCGGGCTCTGCCCGCGCTGACGGAGCGCATGTTCGAGGACACCATCCGGAGGGAGTGGGCGGTGGTGGCGGGTCCAGAGCTGTCGCGCCGCTCCCGGCCGGGGACGCTCGAGCGGGGCGTGCTCGAGGTGTGCGCCGACAACTCGCCCTGGCTCACCGAGCTGACGCTGCGCAGCGGCGAGCTCCTCGCCGCGCTCGGGGCCCGCTACGGAGGCCGCATCACCTCCCTGCGCTGCGTCCTGGGGCCGGTGGCACGGGAGGCCCCGGGTCCCGCGCAGCGGGCGCGGCGGGCACCGGGTCCGGGAGAGCGCCGGCTGAGCGCCGAGGAGGCCCAGGCAGTGGAGACCGCGGTGGCCACGCTGCCGGACCCGGACCTCGCCGCCGCCCTGCGGCGTCTCATGACCAAGGACTGCCTGGCCCGGCGGCAGCGGGCGGCAGACCCACGGGCGGAAGGGCCGGCCACATGA